One stretch of Candidatus Bathyarchaeia archaeon DNA includes these proteins:
- a CDS encoding PQQ-binding-like beta-propeller repeat protein — protein sequence MKNFGKKPYSRNKTTAAAIALLLILSMTSALVLLPSSHAYSPPWVIPTSAYVTVTPNPIGVNQRCLIVVYTDRYSPTAGGAVGQVWEGYQLDITKPDGTTETIGPWTCSSAVASDFVSYTPDQIGNYTIVFSWPGGTVKSSAATYDTPTIGDEFLGSTSEPCSLVVTADPVSYWPEASLPDGYWTTPINSQNRDWSQLASNWLGGTWLTNSFQRAGTGPKSAHVLWAASLCAESPSSSGYPGGIADAQWPSISNNINDYQSSFRNPIIMNGILYYNAPTTQQTAKYGYYAVDLYTGNQIWYKNGTDNGLDNPYSITTPSHISTAPSYAQQFYVLSCGQLYHYNSVNGDGVASFLWMQQQMATTFATSMSTWYMLDSTTGNVILTLTNVPRGTSATGEDGSLLIYQYDSANGNFLCWNSSKAIYPGGATSSGAQVFRPALGAVIDAVNDTAWLNASTTWGSSFEPDLQTALLTPHSGYTMNVTDDSLKGLPGSMTILQDSQRVPKQIFGSSIASTYGSIGGSCTGDTIAIWLATINEHATDYSPWPTLDPCVNTNLGFTITLDYNKDITVPLPGQNHTWSIATVDYDSGIFVLRCAQTGQLWAYELATGNLKWGPTATPPPNEQFYYYSQRAAVYDGVLLVTGQYTGAMYAYDAITGQELWVYRASSAPYGFESNYGENMPLSIGAVCDGMVYVYSTEHSPTNPLWRQSYVRGISIDNGEEVWKLACFSQGIAVADGYLISSSQYDNKIYCIGKGPSATTVETQDFAAPLGTEVLITGTVTDQSPGTTCFGASAAGTPAVSDESMGAWMEYLYCQQSKPTDATGVPVCLTAVDPNGNTQEIDTVTTDLTGNFALSWDPPVPGVYTITATFEGSDSYGGSSAQTSLLVSEVAVAQVTPSSPPQTANPTQAPTATLTSPSPSQAEAPMPTSGLTTTTYIVIAAAAVVIIVAAAAVLLRRRK from the coding sequence ATGAAAAATTTTGGGAAAAAACCCTATTCAAGAAACAAAACCACAGCAGCCGCAATTGCATTGCTTTTGATTCTCAGCATGACTTCTGCTCTTGTGCTTTTGCCCTCTTCTCATGCCTATTCGCCTCCTTGGGTCATTCCAACCAGCGCCTACGTCACTGTTACTCCAAACCCCATCGGCGTTAACCAACGTTGCCTAATCGTTGTGTACACTGACCGGTATTCGCCTACAGCCGGCGGCGCAGTTGGTCAAGTCTGGGAAGGCTACCAGTTGGATATCACCAAACCTGACGGAACCACCGAGACGATAGGACCATGGACCTGTTCCAGTGCAGTCGCCAGCGACTTCGTGTCGTACACGCCTGACCAAATTGGCAATTACACTATAGTGTTCAGTTGGCCTGGAGGCACCGTCAAGTCCAGTGCAGCCACCTATGATACGCCCACAATTGGTGACGAATTTCTTGGCTCAACAAGTGAACCCTGCTCCCTTGTCGTAACTGCCGACCCCGTATCTTATTGGCCTGAAGCATCCCTTCCCGATGGATATTGGACCACGCCCATAAACAGCCAAAACCGAGATTGGTCCCAACTTGCAAGCAACTGGTTGGGGGGCACCTGGCTAACTAACAGTTTCCAAAGAGCCGGCACTGGACCAAAAAGTGCTCACGTGTTGTGGGCAGCATCGCTTTGTGCTGAATCACCCTCAAGCAGTGGCTACCCAGGGGGCATCGCCGATGCACAATGGCCCTCGATATCTAACAACATAAACGACTATCAGAGTTCTTTTCGCAACCCCATAATCATGAACGGAATACTCTACTATAATGCGCCTACAACTCAACAGACGGCAAAATATGGTTACTACGCAGTTGACCTCTACACTGGAAACCAGATTTGGTATAAGAACGGCACCGACAATGGCCTTGACAATCCTTACTCAATAACTACACCCAGCCACATATCCACCGCCCCTTCATACGCGCAACAATTCTACGTGCTATCCTGCGGTCAACTATACCACTACAACTCAGTTAATGGCGATGGAGTCGCCTCGTTCCTGTGGATGCAGCAGCAAATGGCTACAACATTCGCTACCTCAATGTCAACGTGGTACATGCTTGACTCCACAACTGGAAACGTAATCCTGACCCTGACAAACGTGCCCAGAGGCACCTCAGCAACAGGCGAAGATGGAAGTCTGCTGATCTATCAGTACGACAGTGCCAATGGCAACTTTCTCTGCTGGAATTCAAGTAAGGCTATTTATCCTGGAGGCGCAACATCGAGCGGTGCACAGGTTTTCCGACCTGCATTAGGCGCAGTAATCGACGCGGTTAACGATACAGCCTGGTTAAATGCCAGCACAACTTGGGGCAGCAGTTTTGAACCCGACCTACAAACTGCATTGCTGACTCCGCACTCAGGCTACACAATGAACGTAACCGACGACTCCCTCAAAGGTCTGCCGGGGTCCATGACGATACTTCAAGATAGCCAACGCGTACCCAAGCAGATATTTGGTTCATCGATCGCTTCCACTTACGGCAGCATCGGAGGCTCCTGTACTGGAGACACAATCGCCATATGGCTTGCAACAATAAATGAGCATGCTACAGATTACAGTCCTTGGCCAACTTTAGACCCCTGCGTTAACACCAACCTTGGCTTCACTATCACACTGGACTATAACAAGGACATAACAGTTCCGTTGCCGGGACAAAACCACACTTGGAGCATCGCCACAGTGGACTATGACAGTGGCATCTTTGTTCTAAGATGTGCACAAACAGGTCAACTCTGGGCTTATGAGTTAGCAACTGGAAACCTGAAATGGGGACCCACTGCAACGCCGCCTCCAAATGAACAATTCTACTACTACAGTCAACGCGCCGCCGTCTACGATGGTGTACTCCTAGTTACGGGACAATACACTGGAGCAATGTACGCATACGACGCTATTACGGGTCAAGAACTTTGGGTTTACAGAGCATCATCAGCACCCTACGGTTTTGAAAGCAACTACGGAGAAAACATGCCACTTAGCATAGGTGCAGTCTGCGACGGAATGGTTTACGTTTACTCCACTGAGCACTCGCCAACCAATCCCCTCTGGCGCCAATCCTACGTACGCGGCATCAGCATAGATAACGGTGAGGAAGTCTGGAAACTGGCATGTTTCAGTCAGGGAATTGCTGTAGCAGACGGCTACCTCATAAGCTCCAGCCAATATGACAACAAGATATACTGCATCGGCAAAGGACCCAGCGCCACAACCGTTGAGACCCAAGACTTCGCAGCACCCCTTGGCACTGAAGTGTTGATTACGGGCACAGTGACTGACCAGTCCCCTGGAACAACCTGCTTTGGCGCCTCAGCCGCTGGTACCCCAGCAGTTTCTGATGAATCGATGGGTGCATGGATGGAGTACCTTTACTGTCAACAATCAAAGCCAACAGATGCTACGGGTGTTCCCGTTTGTTTAACGGCAGTTGACCCTAACGGCAACACTCAAGAAATCGACACTGTGACAACAGACCTGACGGGCAACTTCGCGCTGTCTTGGGATCCACCCGTCCCCGGAGTCTACACCATAACAGCTACGTTTGAAGGCTCTGACAGCTACGGTGGCTCAAGCGCACAAACCAGCTTACTAGTGAGCGAAGTAGCGGTAGCACAAGTCACGCCCAGCAGTCCACCGCAAACTGCAAACCCAACACAAGCTCCGACAGCAACTTTAACTTCTCCCTCTCCCAGCCAAGCAGAAGCTCCAATGCCCACCAGCGGATTAACCACCACAACATACATTGTCATCGCAGCCGCAGCAGTCGTCATTATAGTGGCAGCCGCAGCAGTCCTCCTTAGACGACGCAAATAA
- a CDS encoding TrmB family transcriptional regulator, producing MNFKTEELEILNLLGLTTRQAEVYITMVQLGPSRVTSIAKNAQIERSEVFRVMPILRQLGLVRKILTNPVTYEALTITEGITALLEQANEEHEAIKVRAHQIVKHHRKRVFERKEHEEPKYFLIYGQKAERRELMATLKKVESTIDCIVEWNQFLRVLDKHFELFENALKRGVIIRTLTNASIHQGIPKSVLSLKKEGDLEIRHLSTAPPAILALVDGKTSEIVTYDPLNSEALTSLWSNNREFIAVMRDYFSMKWNLAAEQTEFQKIGKIGSLLELEKRYGVRE from the coding sequence TTGAATTTTAAAACTGAAGAACTCGAGATCCTAAACCTGCTTGGGTTGACCACCCGGCAAGCCGAAGTTTACATAACCATGGTTCAATTGGGACCCTCACGGGTCACATCAATCGCGAAAAACGCCCAGATTGAACGGTCCGAAGTCTTCCGAGTGATGCCCATACTCCGACAACTGGGCTTGGTTAGAAAAATCTTGACAAACCCAGTCACCTACGAGGCACTCACCATCACCGAGGGAATCACTGCACTTTTAGAGCAAGCAAACGAGGAGCATGAGGCAATTAAAGTCAGAGCTCATCAAATAGTTAAACACCATAGAAAAAGGGTTTTTGAAAGAAAAGAGCACGAGGAGCCTAAATACTTCTTAATTTATGGCCAGAAGGCAGAAAGAAGAGAGTTAATGGCGACTCTTAAGAAGGTTGAAAGCACGATAGATTGCATAGTAGAGTGGAATCAGTTTCTTAGAGTGCTTGACAAACATTTTGAGCTTTTTGAGAATGCTCTAAAACGGGGAGTTATTATACGAACTCTCACAAATGCCTCGATACATCAGGGAATACCCAAAAGCGTTCTATCATTAAAGAAAGAAGGCGATTTAGAAATTAGACATCTTTCAACTGCACCACCTGCAATTCTGGCTTTAGTTGATGGCAAAACTTCGGAGATAGTAACCTATGACCCCCTGAATTCTGAAGCGCTAACAAGTCTATGGTCAAATAATAGAGAGTTCATTGCAGTAATGCGAGACTACTTTAGCATGAAATGGAACCTTGCAGCCGAGCAGACAGAATTTCAGAAAATTGGCAAAATTGGTTCATTATTGGAGTTAGAGAAAAGATACGGTGTAAGGGAATGA
- a CDS encoding prephenate dehydrogenase/arogenate dehydrogenase family protein, with amino-acid sequence MNTAILGAGKMGVWFAKFCKENGDHVILASRNTQKLAVLGEELGVQTATFTDAVKAADRIMLCVSISSFEEVVKTIAPNTREDQVIMDICSIKEYPVKVMHENLTRGLVLGTHPLFGPGSKGVKHKTYILTPTNAQETAYADEFRKWLDKEGAHVFVMSPEKHDALISVVLGMPHFLGLAACETLLEQPDFAETKQVAGTTYRMLFTLAEATALETPDLFANLQTKLPKIREIEAQFITKAQEWLDLIKQQDSATITERMKQLKQKLEKSDADFVKSYEVMYKMLESTEK; translated from the coding sequence ATGAACACCGCGATTCTGGGCGCAGGAAAAATGGGCGTCTGGTTCGCGAAGTTCTGCAAAGAAAACGGAGACCACGTTATCCTCGCAAGCAGAAACACGCAGAAGCTTGCGGTGCTGGGAGAAGAGCTTGGCGTACAAACCGCCACTTTCACTGACGCCGTGAAAGCCGCCGACCGCATAATGCTCTGCGTTTCCATAAGTTCCTTTGAGGAAGTGGTCAAAACAATCGCCCCTAACACACGCGAAGACCAAGTCATCATGGACATCTGCTCAATCAAAGAGTACCCTGTTAAGGTGATGCATGAGAACTTGACGCGTGGCTTGGTTTTGGGGACTCACCCCCTTTTTGGTCCAGGAAGCAAAGGCGTCAAACACAAAACCTACATCCTCACACCCACCAACGCCCAAGAAACTGCCTACGCCGACGAATTTCGCAAATGGCTCGATAAGGAAGGTGCCCACGTTTTTGTAATGTCGCCGGAAAAGCATGATGCGTTGATTTCTGTGGTTTTGGGGATGCCGCACTTTCTTGGCCTTGCCGCTTGTGAAACGTTGCTGGAGCAACCTGATTTTGCCGAGACCAAGCAGGTGGCGGGAACCACGTACCGCATGCTGTTCACGTTAGCAGAAGCCACAGCGCTAGAAACACCTGATTTGTTTGCTAATCTTCAAACAAAACTGCCCAAAATTCGGGAAATCGAGGCGCAATTCATCACGAAAGCCCAGGAGTGGCTAGACCTGATAAAACAGCAAGATTCAGCAACCATCACTGAACGGATGAAGCAGCTTAAGCAAAAGTTGGAGAAATCTGACGCTGACTTCGTTAAATCCTATGAAGTCATGTACAAAATGCTTGAGTCAACAGAAAAATAG
- a CDS encoding pyridoxal phosphate-dependent aminotransferase, giving the protein MLYEINEKALKLESEGKKIIRLNLGDPDLDTPPEIVESAYAAMKAGKTKYSSAYGEMKLREEIAQIHGVKAENVVITPGSKWGVFATMYLMTRNGGNIIIPTPYWTAYSLIAKNIGATVKLLPTKLENGWKVDPAELEALIDQDTKMIILNNPNNPTSKIMDDKTLDAVVEVANRRGITILSDEVYAAIAFTKTKSILEYDGECKHILSNGFSKTFTMTGWRIGYIIAEKMLVDKITKLNQITINNVPVFVQEAAMKGLELREKIATAIKNEYKERADIASEMLAKAGFSFSKPEAPFYVFPKRDGLNSEKFTMDLLDKGVAIAPGSSFGDYLEHFRISLTAPRDQIETALQRICEAQ; this is encoded by the coding sequence ATGCTATATGAAATAAATGAGAAAGCCCTAAAACTGGAAAGTGAAGGTAAAAAAATAATCCGACTTAACTTGGGCGACCCCGACTTAGACACGCCTCCTGAAATTGTAGAATCCGCGTACGCTGCAATGAAGGCAGGAAAAACCAAGTACTCTTCTGCTTACGGCGAAATGAAACTCCGCGAAGAAATCGCCCAAATTCACGGCGTCAAAGCCGAAAACGTTGTAATCACCCCTGGCTCTAAGTGGGGCGTCTTTGCCACCATGTATTTAATGACGCGAAACGGCGGCAACATCATTATCCCCACACCTTACTGGACCGCCTACAGCCTGATTGCAAAAAACATAGGTGCCACCGTAAAACTTCTTCCAACCAAATTGGAGAACGGCTGGAAAGTAGACCCCGCTGAACTTGAGGCGCTTATTGACCAAGACACCAAAATGATTATTCTCAATAACCCAAACAACCCCACCAGCAAAATCATGGATGACAAAACCCTTGATGCCGTGGTTGAAGTTGCCAACCGCAGAGGCATAACCATACTCTCCGACGAAGTCTACGCTGCCATCGCCTTCACCAAAACCAAAAGCATCTTGGAATACGACGGCGAATGTAAACACATCCTCAGTAACGGCTTTAGCAAAACCTTCACAATGACCGGCTGGCGTATCGGCTACATCATCGCCGAAAAAATGCTGGTGGACAAGATAACCAAACTAAACCAAATAACAATCAACAACGTCCCCGTTTTCGTTCAAGAAGCCGCCATGAAAGGTTTAGAGCTGCGAGAAAAAATCGCGACCGCCATCAAAAACGAGTACAAAGAACGCGCTGACATAGCAAGCGAGATGCTAGCAAAAGCGGGCTTTTCCTTCTCTAAACCCGAAGCCCCCTTCTACGTGTTTCCCAAACGCGACGGGTTAAACTCCGAAAAATTCACCATGGACCTGCTTGACAAAGGCGTCGCCATCGCTCCAGGCTCCTCTTTTGGAGACTACCTTGAACACTTCCGCATCTCTTTGACGGCACCACGCGACCAGATAGAAACTGCGCTACAACGCATCTGCGAGGCTCAGTAA
- a CDS encoding chorismate mutase produces the protein MANLKDMRKKIDFVDEQILRLLADRVKICEDIGSAKKLQGLPVKDLAREKLLYQRIRDQAEQLGIDPVLVEAVYREIVNMCSSVQE, from the coding sequence ATGGCTAACCTCAAAGACATGCGCAAAAAAATTGACTTTGTAGATGAGCAGATTTTGCGTTTGCTTGCTGACCGCGTGAAAATCTGCGAAGACATCGGCTCTGCAAAGAAGCTGCAGGGGTTGCCCGTGAAGGATTTGGCGCGTGAAAAACTGCTTTACCAGCGCATTCGAGACCAAGCCGAGCAGTTGGGGATTGACCCCGTTTTAGTTGAGGCAGTTTACCGCGAAATAGTTAATATGTGCAGTTCCGTTCAAGAATAG
- the aroC gene encoding chorismate synthase: MGNSIGKEFTVTSFGESHGRQIGVVVDGCPAGLPFSEVDVQADLDRRIPLQKPELVSGRVEKDVVQILSGVFNGFTTGAPICMIVANRETRSSDYDSLQNLPRPAHADYPAKVKYGSFNDYRGGGRFSGRVTVALIMAGALAKKLLNHLGVDVLAYTVSIGRNRVEELPSLETIRQNTYQSASRCPHLACAQRMEEAILEARKAGDSLGGIVECIALNVPVGVGEPLYDTLDADLAKNLFAVPAVKGVEFGAGFRITELLGSQANDAFQMQANKVATATNQSGGILGGISSGMPITLRVAIKPTPSITKEQQTVDLSKMENAKVKVGGRHDPCVVPKAVPAVEAAVAITLADHLIRAGFLPQVLKRQD, from the coding sequence TTGGGGAACTCGATAGGTAAAGAATTCACTGTTACAAGTTTTGGGGAAAGCCACGGACGCCAGATAGGCGTAGTTGTTGACGGTTGCCCCGCGGGGCTGCCTTTTTCTGAGGTGGATGTGCAGGCAGATTTGGACAGGCGGATTCCCCTGCAAAAACCCGAATTGGTTTCAGGACGAGTGGAAAAGGATGTTGTTCAGATTCTTTCGGGGGTCTTTAACGGATTCACGACGGGCGCCCCGATTTGCATGATAGTAGCGAACCGAGAAACCCGCTCCAGCGACTACGACAGCCTCCAAAACCTGCCCCGACCCGCCCACGCCGACTACCCCGCCAAAGTCAAGTACGGCAGCTTCAATGACTATCGTGGTGGTGGAAGATTTTCGGGCAGAGTCACGGTAGCGCTTATAATGGCGGGTGCTTTAGCAAAAAAACTGCTGAATCATTTAGGTGTTGACGTGTTAGCCTATACAGTGTCCATTGGCAGAAACCGCGTTGAAGAGTTGCCAAGCCTTGAAACTATTCGGCAAAACACTTACCAGTCAGCATCAAGGTGCCCCCACCTAGCTTGTGCGCAGCGCATGGAGGAAGCCATTTTAGAAGCACGCAAAGCCGGCGACAGCTTGGGCGGCATCGTGGAATGCATCGCTCTTAATGTTCCTGTTGGTGTTGGGGAACCGTTGTATGATACTTTAGATGCAGACCTTGCAAAGAACTTGTTTGCGGTTCCTGCGGTCAAAGGCGTTGAGTTTGGCGCAGGCTTTCGTATAACCGAACTTCTTGGTTCCCAAGCTAACGATGCCTTCCAAATGCAGGCCAACAAAGTGGCAACGGCAACTAATCAGTCTGGAGGCATTTTGGGCGGCATATCGTCAGGTATGCCCATAACTTTGCGCGTAGCCATCAAACCTACCCCCTCCATCACCAAGGAGCAGCAAACCGTTGACCTCTCCAAAATGGAAAACGCCAAAGTCAAAGTTGGGGGCAGACACGACCCCTGCGTGGTTCCCAAAGCGGTTCCCGCCGTGGAAGCCGCCGTTGCAATAACCTTAGCCGACCACCTGATTAGGGCAGGCTTCTTACCCCAAGTCCTCAAGAGGCAAGACTGA
- the aroA gene encoding 3-phosphoshikimate 1-carboxyvinyltransferase, whose protein sequence is MTNLTVQRTEKLRGDVCAPPSKPYTQRMLIATALACGKSKLSNPLISEDTQATLRAVKALGAKVTETENCWIVEGTTQLKGAKKPIDCGESGATLRFMIPVAALAPEPSVFVLGKGLAKRPIAPLLESLKKLGAPTQIQTMRGKTSVVVEGGGIHGGRTSMPGDVSSQFVSGLMFACPLAKADTLLTLTSLMESKSYVLMTENVLDKHGVKVDISEDFSRVKIPADQTYTPLDSMVPGDFSSAAFLLAAAALTESNVAIKNLDYGSIQGDKAIVRILKEMGVNVKVCENQIEIEGDGNLLTAGDVDARDIPDLVPICTVLACYADGTSRIHDAERLKFKESDRLATLYAELSKMGADIAMDESSLTIKGPCKLHGTSIDTHNDHRIAMACAVAALRAEGETVIQDAECVRKSYPRFFTDLTALGADVVGELDR, encoded by the coding sequence ATGACCAACCTCACAGTTCAAAGAACCGAAAAACTCCGAGGCGACGTATGCGCCCCTCCATCCAAACCCTACACCCAGCGAATGCTCATCGCAACCGCTCTAGCCTGCGGCAAATCCAAGCTGTCTAACCCACTAATCTCTGAAGACACCCAAGCCACCCTGCGAGCCGTCAAGGCACTGGGCGCAAAAGTCACAGAAACAGAGAACTGCTGGATTGTTGAAGGCACAACTCAACTAAAAGGCGCAAAAAAACCCATAGACTGCGGCGAATCAGGCGCTACCCTAAGGTTCATGATTCCCGTTGCCGCTTTAGCACCTGAACCATCCGTTTTTGTCCTCGGAAAAGGCTTAGCAAAACGACCCATAGCGCCGTTGCTGGAGAGTCTGAAAAAACTTGGTGCCCCAACCCAAATTCAGACGATGCGGGGAAAAACGTCTGTTGTTGTGGAAGGTGGAGGCATACACGGCGGACGAACCTCCATGCCTGGCGATGTAAGCAGCCAATTCGTTTCTGGGCTCATGTTTGCCTGCCCCTTGGCAAAAGCCGACACCTTGTTGACTTTAACGTCGCTGATGGAATCCAAAAGCTACGTGCTCATGACCGAAAATGTTTTGGACAAACACGGCGTCAAAGTCGATATTTCTGAGGATTTTAGCCGCGTAAAAATCCCCGCCGACCAAACCTACACTCCCTTAGACAGCATGGTTCCAGGCGATTTCTCTTCGGCGGCTTTTCTGCTTGCAGCAGCAGCCCTCACTGAATCCAACGTTGCCATCAAAAACCTTGACTATGGCTCAATTCAAGGCGACAAAGCCATCGTGCGTATCCTCAAGGAGATGGGTGTCAACGTCAAAGTTTGTGAGAACCAAATTGAAATCGAAGGCGATGGCAACCTGCTGACTGCTGGGGACGTGGATGCACGAGACATCCCTGACCTTGTTCCCATATGTACAGTGCTTGCCTGCTACGCTGACGGAACCTCGCGGATTCATGACGCGGAACGCTTAAAGTTCAAGGAATCTGACCGTTTAGCCACACTTTACGCGGAGCTATCCAAGATGGGCGCGGATATTGCTATGGATGAAAGCAGCTTAACCATCAAGGGACCTTGCAAACTTCACGGCACCTCAATAGACACCCACAACGACCACCGAATTGCCATGGCGTGCGCTGTCGCCGCTTTGCGAGCCGAGGGCGAAACGGTGATTCAGGACGCTGAATGTGTCAGAAAGTCTTATCCGCGGTTCTTCACTGATTTAACTGCGTTAGGAGCCGATGTCGTTGGGGAACTCGATAGGTAA
- a CDS encoding shikimate kinase, with translation MTLGKATAIAHGAATIVNAIATGAGAAFGVDLWTKAEVELTSEPNLIQAKIVSDPSENTLLIERAATRVLEHFKAETQFGAKVTTTSNIPVARGLKSSSVAANAVALATVAALGKSLDDLAVVNLGVDAAFDARVTVTGAFDDACASFLGGIVVTDNLKRRLVKHSILPEGLSVLFHVPSKKAYTGDSNVAKLQTVKPLVDVAYKETLQENYWTALSLNGLIYSAALGYDCSVAIDALNAGALAAGLCGKGPAVTTVVSPDAIDHVKTALERHTGEVITAGLNHQKAKVMTQQ, from the coding sequence GTGACTCTGGGAAAAGCAACAGCCATCGCACACGGGGCAGCTACAATCGTGAACGCCATCGCCACCGGGGCAGGCGCAGCTTTCGGCGTGGACCTTTGGACTAAGGCTGAAGTGGAGCTTACCAGCGAACCAAACCTGATCCAAGCCAAAATTGTTTCGGACCCCTCAGAGAATACACTGTTAATTGAACGTGCCGCAACCAGAGTGCTGGAGCATTTTAAGGCGGAAACGCAGTTTGGCGCCAAAGTGACCACAACCTCAAACATTCCCGTTGCCCGCGGCTTAAAAAGCAGCAGCGTCGCCGCAAACGCTGTGGCGCTGGCAACTGTTGCCGCTTTAGGAAAATCTCTTGACGACTTGGCGGTGGTCAATTTGGGTGTGGACGCCGCCTTTGATGCACGGGTTACTGTGACGGGTGCCTTTGATGATGCGTGTGCATCGTTTCTGGGCGGCATCGTGGTGACAGATAACTTAAAGAGGAGACTTGTCAAACATTCAATATTGCCCGAGGGTTTATCTGTCCTGTTCCATGTGCCCTCCAAGAAGGCTTACACGGGCGACTCCAACGTAGCAAAACTGCAAACTGTTAAGCCGCTTGTGGACGTAGCCTACAAAGAAACCCTCCAAGAAAACTACTGGACTGCCCTCTCCCTAAACGGGTTAATCTACTCCGCAGCGTTAGGCTACGACTGCTCCGTGGCAATAGATGCCCTCAACGCAGGAGCACTCGCTGCGGGGCTCTGCGGAAAAGGTCCCGCCGTAACCACGGTGGTTTCCCCCGACGCAATTGACCACGTTAAGACCGCCCTTGAGCGGCACACAGGCGAAGTAATAACGGCAGGGTTAAACCACCAAAAAGCTAAAGTGATGACCCAACAATGA
- a CDS encoding shikimate dehydrogenase: MTMNISGKTALYGVIGDPIEHTLSPALQNAAFQALNLDDVFLAFHVLPSQVEAAMNGVRSLGIRGLNVTMPHKKAVIPFLDEVDETAQFLESVNTIFNDNGKLRGFSTDGTGAHRALEENGAELAGKKLVLLGAGGAAKAIAYALAREVDELVLLNRTPQKLAGLAETLNQKFRKKVAVASTAPDDIRQNLQDADILINATNVGMQPQPRLSLVKPEWLTSRLTVMDIVYNPLETQLAKDAKTAGARVVSGVEMLLYQGAASFELWTGKAAPVGVMRKAALSQLHQ; this comes from the coding sequence ATGACCATGAACATATCTGGAAAAACCGCCCTATACGGCGTTATAGGCGACCCCATAGAGCACACTTTAAGCCCCGCCCTGCAGAACGCCGCTTTCCAAGCACTAAACCTAGACGACGTTTTTTTGGCTTTTCACGTGTTACCCAGCCAAGTTGAAGCCGCCATGAACGGCGTACGCAGCTTGGGCATACGCGGCTTGAACGTGACGATGCCTCACAAAAAAGCGGTTATCCCCTTTTTGGATGAAGTTGACGAAACCGCCCAGTTTCTCGAATCAGTTAACACAATCTTTAACGACAACGGCAAACTGCGCGGCTTTAGCACCGACGGCACAGGTGCCCACCGCGCGCTGGAAGAAAACGGGGCAGAATTGGCGGGAAAAAAGCTGGTTTTGCTTGGCGCGGGCGGTGCAGCAAAAGCCATTGCTTATGCTCTTGCACGAGAAGTTGACGAGCTGGTTCTTTTGAACCGAACGCCTCAGAAGTTGGCTGGTTTAGCGGAGACCTTGAACCAGAAATTCCGCAAAAAAGTTGCCGTCGCCTCAACTGCCCCTGACGATATCCGGCAAAACCTGCAGGACGCCGACATACTGATTAACGCTACCAACGTGGGCATGCAACCCCAACCCCGCCTGAGTCTTGTGAAGCCAGAATGGTTAACTTCCCGTTTGACTGTTATGGACATCGTGTACAACCCGCTGGAAACCCAGTTAGCTAAAGACGCCAAAACGGCGGGTGCCCGCGTGGTCAGCGGTGTGGAAATGCTGCTCTATCAAGGCGCGGCGTCTTTTGAGCTATGGACAGGCAAAGCTGCGCCCGTAGGAGTTATGAGGAAGGCAGCACTATCACAGTTGCATCAATAG